The sequence below is a genomic window from Glycine max cultivar Williams 82 chromosome 20, Glycine_max_v4.0, whole genome shotgun sequence.
CAGTTTTGGTTCTGGCGCTTTATCTTCCATCATATCGTGTTTATTATTCTGGTCAGTGATGATGACTTTTACGAGGAAAACATGTTGTGCCCTGACAAGTCAATCAGGACTCCTATTTACATGAAAAAGTGAAAAGTCATGcattagattttttaaataaaataacatttgtttgatgaaaataaatgaataatttgatAGAAATCAAACGGTGGCTTTGTGTTACagttttatgaagaaaaaaaatttaaaaatgaaaagtttgACGGCAATCACCTGATAGGTGTTACAAGAATTTGTAAAATGAAGTATTTTCCCTTATTACATTCTTATCTCTGATCTAAAATtgtatttcttttgcattttcttcTACGATCACTGTTATTAATGATGCTTTGTTTTATcttgaagaacgaaattgtcCCTTATCCCTTCACAGCCACCACCCTTCACCGCCTTTACACCGTCCATGCCACCAGATCTCACCACCTCGCCACCAAATCTAACTTCCACCACCCAGATCTCACCGTGCTTAAGGACTGTCACATGCAgttgtcccccccccccccaccccgaCATGACGCCCTGTAACGCCGTCACCAAGATGCACCTCAACATTAGCAATGTCACCAGTCTGCAAGTGCATGGTGTTGAGGACATTGACGACGAAGCCTAAGTCTGCAACGGAGGTTGGGAACAAGGGTATGTTGTTTCATTTTGAAGAACAATGTTTCATTCCCAATTTGTAGCCgccatgttaatttttaaattgattgaattggcttgtaaataattttagaattagTCTGGCtgaattaaattagttattgtTCTCTTAAAATTATGTGTTGTTTTCAACCTTTTGTTAGCAGCAATTTTTGTTTCCCACAAGGCTCCATGACTCCACGCAACCGAGCTTTTAGACAATGGCAATTTGGTCTGTGTATTTCTTTAAACACACACGTGCAAGGCACATGAGAATCTGTTACGATGTAGGAGTGCATATGTAATGAAATTGCAAAAATTGGGAGATATTTGTGTAGGGGTCCAATAATGAGGAGGACACGAATGTAATAAGTATAAAATACAGAAAAGATGAGTGTAATTtgcttaccttttttttttcttgtttatctCCCTTTTACACAAGAGACGgatttatctttatcttaatttattttagcgTCAAGCCCTTGGTTTAGCCTGTTAGGATTTCTTGTGCGCAGAAAAGATGCTGGTTGTCGTGGCATTGACAAGGTTACTGAATAACTGTTTAGCATAAGTGCAATGGTAGCCATTGAAGGCCTATCAGATGGATTTTCCTGAACACACAATAAACCAATATGAATGCATCTGTTGACTTCATTTCTTGAATAAGAACCTCTCAGAGTTGGATCCAGAAACTCCAAAGGTGTTTTCTCTGTCCAATTCTTCCAAGCCTGTGGTAGTATAACATTAGTATTTAAATTTGGAATATATCATTCCTCACCCACTGAAAAGTGTGtagataaagaagaagaagaagaagggaaattACTCACATGGCTTAAGAGGTCATCAGCATGATTTGATTGATAAAAATCAGTGTTCTTCTTCCCACTCACAATCTCCAAAACTAAGACACCAAAGCTGAACACATCTGATTTCACAGAGAAGTGTCCATGCATTGCATATTCTGGAGACATGTAACCACTGAAAAACAGCAATATAATCCACTTATTTAAGAAAGAAGAACACACATTCTTTCTGCAGATGAACTTAACTGACTATATGTTATAACATAAGCTATTCATATATGCAAGAGTAGATGGCATAAAGGCATCAAACTTACAAAGTCCCAACAATCCTTCCTGTATTTACTTGAGTATGATCTTCTTGGATAATTTTTGCCATGCCAAAATCTGAAATCTTTGGGATCATATTTTCATCTAATAGAACATTGCTAGCTTTGAGATCACGGTGTATAATTCTAAGTTGGGAATCTTCATGTAAATAAAGAATTCCTCGTGCAATGCCAAGTATAATCTTGTAGCGTCTTGACCAATCTAACTCTCTCTGCTTTACATGATCTACAAAGTTGGCCAAAATGAAATACCCATATTAGCAATAGCATGTTACTAAAATTTTCGATTATACAAGCTATTAACCCCCACCAAAGTGACTGTTCTTTAACAAGGGAAACGGTTACACCATGCGAATACACAATGAAGTGATTCTGCTTGTGAGGTGTCAATATCAGTCTGTTCAGGGAAATCAATCACTACAGTACACTAATTGAGATGTCAGGTAATAGAAGAGTAGAAAGGCACATACCAAATAGAAAGTGATCAAGGCTTTTGTTTGGTATGTATTCATAGAGAAGGATCTTCTCCCAACCCTCCAAGCAAAATCCCAATAGTCTCACTAAATTTCTATGTTGAAGCTTGGCCACAAGAGCAGCTTCATTCCTGAACTCTACAGCACCCTGCAAGGAGGTTACTGACAACCTCTTCACAGCTATCTCCTGTCCGTTAGGGAAGACACCCTAAAAACAAGCACAGGAATAGAACAATTTAACTACTTTAGCATAAAAAGAAATATCTGTCACTCAGCATTTGCATAAACATGTTCCATACCTTATAAACCACTCCAAATCCACCTTGGCCAATCTTGTTCTCATCTGAGAACCCTTCTGTAGCAGCTTCAACCATAGCCAAGTCAAATTGCAAGGACTCCACATCTATAAGATCATCCACAACTACACAGAAAAAAAAGACAGTAATTGTCAGCAGCCAATTTAAAGTCAAAGGAAACAAATTACCCGGAACAATTGCTACCACGGAAAAGGAGAGATTACTTGAATCCTGGGCGAAAGTATTATACTTCTTGCTTGCCCTTTTACGTAGGAAGTAGACGCCAACAACGAATAGTATAATCGCAACGACAATAGGGACAACAATCGCCACAATTATAGAGATACTGATTTTCCCTGCACAGGTTCGTCACTTTCTAAGACACCCCAGAAACAAGGTAatcgaaattaaacaaaactTGGATTTGATTTTGGCATAGTTTTCCAATCAGAATTCCATCCGGGTAAGTAACATTTATCTTGAATGAAAAATCTTTATTACGCAAAATACCGGAATGAAACTTCAATTCTGATAAGAAAACATTACCAAAATCACCTAAGCAAAATGGTACCTGAAGATGGAGGGGGAGGGGGAGGGGTAAGCTCTGACTGAATGGATACGGCGGAAACATTGTAAAAAGGGTACAATTCATATCTAAGATTACAACCCGGAAGCAGGGACTGTGCTCCTTGTTTTCCATCACCAAGGGTACTGAT
It includes:
- the LOC100305354 gene encoding serine/threonine kinase-like protein precursor encodes the protein MRIFKPSSTHLLLLSLFTLLLTFAIASEETPIYSAHVCTSGSYYQPNTTFQTNLNILLSSLVSNATLHDGFFRTTVSEVKGLFFCRGDVTPSLCHHCVTAAASNITIYCTNQTESIIWYDQCTLRYSNNSNLDNTFPSVNLINVESVPDSDLTRFNNILASTVNDIKHEVMDSNSGKKFATKEVNFTSSVKLYTLAQCTPDMSTFDCDICLSMAISTLGDGKQGAQSLLPGCNLRYELYPFYNVSAVSIQSELTPPPPPPSSVVDDLIDVESLQFDLAMVEAATEGFSDENKIGQGGFGVVYKGVFPNGQEIAVKRLSVTSLQGAVEFRNEAALVAKLQHRNLVRLLGFCLEGWEKILLYEYIPNKSLDHFLFDHVKQRELDWSRRYKIILGIARGILYLHEDSQLRIIHRDLKASNVLLDENMIPKISDFGMAKIIQEDHTQVNTGRIVGTFGYMSPEYAMHGHFSVKSDVFSFGVLVLEIVSGKKNTDFYQSNHADDLLSHAWKNWTEKTPLEFLDPTLRGSYSRNEVNRCIHIGLLCVQENPSDRPSMATIALMLNSYSVTLSMPRQPASFLRTRNPNRLNQGLDAKIN
- the LOC100305354 gene encoding serine/threonine kinase-like protein isoform X1, whose amino-acid sequence is MRIFKPSSTHLLLLSLFTLLLTFAIASEETPIYSAHVCTSGSYYQPNTTFQTNLNILLSSLVSNATLHDGFFRTTVSEVKGLFFCRGDVTPSLCHHCVTAAASNITIYCTNQTESIIWYDQCTLRYSNNSNLDNTFPSVNLINVESVPDSDLTRFNNILASTVNDIKHEVMDSNSGKKFATKEVNFTSSVKLYTLAQCTPDMSTFDCDICLSMAISTLGDGKQGAQSLLPGCNLRYELYPFYNVSAVSIQSELTPPPPPPSSGKISISIIVAIVVPIVVAIILFVVGVYFLRKRASKKYNTFAQDSIVDDLIDVESLQFDLAMVEAATEGFSDENKIGQGGFGVVYKGVFPNGQEIAVKRLSVTSLQGAVEFRNEAALVAKLQHRNLVRLLGFCLEGWEKILLYEYIPNKSLDHFLFDHVKQRELDWSRRYKIILGIARGILYLHEDSQLRIIHRDLKASNVLLDENMIPKISDFGMAKIIQEDHTQVNTGRIVGTFGYMSPEYAMHGHFSVKSDVFSFGVLVLEIVSGKKNTDFYQSNHADDLLSHAWKNWTEKTPLEFLDPTLRGSYSRNEVNRCIHIGLLCVQENPSDRPSMATIALMLNSYSVTLSMPRQPASFLRTRNPNRLNQGLDAKIN